In one Dermacentor albipictus isolate Rhodes 1998 colony chromosome 4, USDA_Dalb.pri_finalv2, whole genome shotgun sequence genomic region, the following are encoded:
- the LOC135914679 gene encoding uncharacterized protein, protein MAADTRDSSHVSKPPLLATSQVPIINKPSEAGRIENAREDEDGSPHEAYLWESAKVHSGASRVEKDKAPHSQSHSSRPAERDHIGWEWKSLKELSALDCEQLQKLRSKLAQLIKQRSMDLAPLLEEHHNLQEEVDARNVVIQQLLKITCQQMELPRRPIQMSVIFPESKSDEDESDTALYN, encoded by the exons ATGGCCGCTGACACGAGAGATAGCAGTCATGTAAGCAAGCCGCCTTTGCTTGCTACAAGTCAAGTGCCCATTATCAACAAGCCGTCTGAAGCTGGCAGGATAGAAAACGCCAGAGAAGACGAAGATGGAAGCCCTCATGAGGCATATCTCTGGGAGAGCGCCAAAGTTCACAGTGGAGCTAGCAGAGTTGAAAAGGACAAGGCTCCACACAGCCAGTCACACTCTTCACGGCCCGCTGAAAGAGACCACATAGGTTGGGAATGGAAATCCTTGAAAGAGT TGTCTGCGCTGGACTGTGAGCAGCTTCAAAAACTTCGTTCCAAGCTGGCTCAGCTTATCAAAC AGCGCTCCATGGATCTGGCTCCTTTGCTCGAGGAGCACCACAACCTGCAAGAGGAAGTTGACGCACGCAATGTTGTCATACAACAGCTTCTGAAAATCACATGCCAGCAAATGGAGCTGCCACGGAGGCCCATCCAAATGTCTGTTATATTCCCGGAAAGCAAGTCCGACGAAGACGAGTCGGACACCGCCTTGTACAATTGA